The Mycolicibacterium aurum genome segment CAGTCCGAAGTCGACGCCGAGAGCCTGGACGAGGGCCAGGCACAGCTGGACCACACCGAGGGCTCCCAACGCGTAGCGCAAGCCACCGTGCACACCCGGGTGTGGTGGCGGAGGGGCGGGGACGGCCGGACCTCCGGCACCGGTGCCCGCCAGTGTCTCCAGCATGCGCGACTGCTGCCGGGCGACCCGGTACCACTCGGTGCACAACCGGCAGGCGGCGAGATGTTCGTCGACGCGCGCTGACGGCACCGGCTCACGTTCGCCGTCCATCCGCGCCGAGAGCGCCTCACGCGCGACCTCGCAGTCCATGCCAAGCATCCTCCCGTATGTCGGCCGCGGCGTCGACGTCGCGGCGGCTGCGCGCGTACGGTCATTCAGTCGTTCCGGACCTGCGCCGAGTTCCCGCAGGTCCGATGCGGGACGATTGATACCGCGGTGCACCTCGTGTGCGTGATGCGACCTTCAGCGCTGGCAGGTGGGGCACCAGTAGGTGACCCGTTCGCCCGATTTGTCGGTCTCGACGGGCGTGCCGCAGCGGCGGCACGGCGAGCCGGCCCTGCCGTACACCCAGACATCCTGGCCGGGCCGGGTGTTTCCGGTGGTAGTGCGGTTGATGCGGGTTCGGTTGGCCCACAACATCTGCTGGGTGCGAGTGGCCAGCCGCAACGGGTCGGCCACTTCGCCGACGGGGGTGCCGGGCCGCAGCCCGAACACGAAGCACAGCTCGTTGGCGAAGACGTTGCCGACGCCGGCCATCACCCGCTGATCCAGCAGTGTCTCCGCCAGCGGGCGTTCGGGATCGGCAACCAGGTTGGTCGCGGCGATCTCGGCGGACCAGTCCTCGCCGAGCAGGTCCGGCCCCAGATGGGCGACGGCGTCCATGTCGGTGGCCCGGTCCAGGATCTCCAGCACGCCCAGGTCGACACCGGACGCCCGGGACTCGGCCGTCTCCAGCACGATCCGGATCTTGTACGCCGGCGCCCGTACCCGGCCGATGATCCACGCCCCGTCCATCTTCAGATGCGAATGAATGCTGGCCTGTCCCACCCTGATGAACAGGTGCTTGCCGCGGCTGAGCACTTCATCGACCACCTGACCGCT includes the following:
- the nei2 gene encoding endonuclease VIII Nei2, whose translation is MPEGDTVYRAAVKLREALQGRELTRCDVRVPRYAAVDLSGQVVDEVLSRGKHLFIRVGQASIHSHLKMDGAWIIGRVRAPAYKIRIVLETAESRASGVDLGVLEILDRATDMDAVAHLGPDLLGEDWSAEIAATNLVADPERPLAETLLDQRVMAGVGNVFANELCFVFGLRPGTPVGEVADPLRLATRTQQMLWANRTRINRTTTGNTRPGQDVWVYGRAGSPCRRCGTPVETDKSGERVTYWCPTCQR